One genomic window of Daphnia pulex isolate KAP4 chromosome 12, ASM2113471v1 includes the following:
- the LOC124208955 gene encoding platelet-activating factor acetylhydrolase-like: MTGGPSKEDGCFLRVYYPSQIKDVYEHSSRWASWLPHQKYVEGYTIVLGMIPFFGKKLISWAFDISSHGFIVAAIEHRDGSACMTYSLETEQNSKGGLVESWIPYKLMQFEKDDMPFRQEQLEIRTRECSQSLDYLSSTTVLISNMFSKPRWIWECSKE; this comes from the exons ATGACTGGTGGACCCAGCAAGGAAGATGGTTGCTTTCTTCGAGTATACTATCCTAGTCAAATAAAAGATGTATAT GAACATTCTTCCCGTTGGGCAAGCTGGCTCCCCCACCAAAAATACGTAGAAGGTTACACCATAGTACTAGGAATGATTCCTTTCTTTGGCAAGAAGCTGATATCCTGGGCCTTTG ACATATCATCACATGGATTTATAGTGGCAGCTATTGAACACAG GGATGGCTCCGCTTGCATGACTTATAGTCTCGAAACGGAACAAAATAGTAAAGGAGGTTTAGTCGAAAGCTGGATCCCGTACAAACTAatgcaatttgaaaaagacgATATGCCATTCAGACAAGAACAATTGGAAATTCGTACTCGTGAATGTAGTCAATCTCTAGATTACTTAAGCTCAACGACGGTGCTGATATCAAACATGTTCTCCAAGCCACGGTGGATCTGGGAATGTTCAAA GGAGTGA
- the LOC124209979 gene encoding GSK3-beta interaction protein-like: MAGHDYDERILNGEEWTVEALAVIHDVKDHVLEIVIADRSVNNDQLIHMNLTTKEKQRYCIELTAQGFRVVGYDYNRTDVSSDDYFETPYALLDKLSPLYRQAFGDSLVSKLLLLHSSRRHSMDNEPQLDD, encoded by the coding sequence ATGGCTGGGCACGATTATGATGAACGAATTCTTAATGGTGAAGAATGGACAGTAGAAGCCCTTGCAGTAATACATGATGTCAAGGACCATGTATTGGAGATAGTTATTGCAGACAGATCTGTCAATAATGATCAATTAATTCACATGAATCTGACTACCAAAGAGAAACAACGTTATTGCATTGAACTGACTGCCCAAGGATTTCGAGTAGTTGGTTATGACTACAATCGAACAGATGTTTCATCTGATGACTACTTTGAAACACCATACGCTTTACTCGACAAACTTAGTCCTTTGTATCGACAAGCATTTGGAGATTCTCTAGTTTCTAAACTTTTGTTGCTACATTCGTCTCGAAGACATAGCATGGACAACGAACCACAGCTAGATGATTGA
- the LOC124208973 gene encoding hairy/enhancer-of-split related with YRPW motif protein-like: MQMWRNKRALSESDCEQDLYLDEHSNKDCSSPGEGLNESCGTSSTGGNMTRKRRRGIIEKRRRDRINHSLSELRRLVPSAFEKQGSAKLEKAEILQLTVDHLKMLHAKGLDALAYDPHKFAMDYHNIGFRECTAEVARYLVSVEGMDVQDPLRLRLMSHLQCFAAQRELSNKPVTAAPGGGGSVGSSGVVTSPVSSAAAPSSAIINTPAPSNAWPFPPTPGSYGGGHNVNSAVQHHNFNNHPATSSSGGQQSGTPGPSSVFDQSAHHYGMDMGNSFGHPAAANAARLHHHTAMPHHHHHQTGTTMTTLQPVQPGHPHHPATASYPHVNHHPFPTLAAQNGGYTTSGNQVRPYRPWGAELVY; the protein is encoded by the exons ATGCAGATGTGGAGAAACAAGCGAGCGCTCAGCGAGAGTGATTGTGAACAGGATCTCTACCTTGACGAACATTCCAACAAAGA ttGCTCTTCGCCCGGCGAAGGATTGAACGAATCTTGCGGGACTTCCAGCACCGGAGGCAACATGACACGCAAGCGAAGGCGCGGAATCATCGAGAAGAGGAGAAGAGACCGGATCAATCACAGTTTATCCGAATTGAGACGGTTAGTTCCATCGGCTTTCGAGAAACAAGGCTCGGCTAAATTAGAGAAAGCCGAGATCCTTCAGCTCACCGTTGATCACCTGAAAATGCTTCACGCCAAAG GTTTGGATGCATTGGCGTACGATCCGCACAAATTCGCCATGGACTACCACAACATTGGATTTCGCGAGTGTACGGCGGAAGTGGCCCGCTACCTGGTCTCGGTGGAAGGGATGGATGTCCAGGATCCGCTCCGCTTGCGGCTCATGTCTCACCTGCAGTGCTTTGCCGCCCAACGTGAACTCAGCAATAAACCGGTGACGGCCGCACCTGGTGGCGGTGGGTCTGTTGGGTCATCCGGCGTCGTGACTTCGCCCGTTTCGAGCGCTGCCGCTCCTTCATCCGCCATCATCAACACGCCGGCCCCCAGCAACGCCTGGCCTTTCCCGCCGACTCCCGGCAGCTACGGTGGCGGACATAATGTCAACAGTGCTGTCCAGCATCACAATTTCAACAATCATCCGGCCACATCCAGTTCGGGTGGCCAACAGAGCGGAACTCCCGGCCCGAGCAGCGTCTTCGATCAATCGGCCCATCACTACGGAATGGATATGGGCAATTCGTTCGGCCATCCAGCGGCGGCCAATGCGGCCCGTCTCCATCATCACACGGCCATgccgcaccaccaccaccatcaaacCGGAACAACGATGACGACGCTCCAACCTGTCCAGCCGGGACATCCTCACCATCCGGCCACTGCTTCCTATCCGCATGTCAATCACCATCCGTTCCCCACATTGGCTGCCCAGAATGGCGGCTACACCACTTCCGGCAACCAAGTCCGACCTTACCGGCCATGGGGTGCCGAACTGgtttattga
- the LOC124208951 gene encoding peptide deformylase, mitochondrial-like, translated as MFRHIKILNKKFSGPTSVRYLSSLEKFKRWYRDLWYPKGPAPPFKHVCQLGDPTLRLKSSEVALDELSSERIKNILLVLRGVMKHYKAIGISAPQIGIPLRIIMIEIPDSLVEKFGPETCKTREIVPTPFKVFINPVMQVKDFKKTLFPEACESLKGISAIVPRYRAVHVKGYEYDGSPTEWDATGWAARIVQHEMDHLDGQIYTDIMESKSLQVDLWKKINAHQGKILIKYNK; from the exons atgtttcggcATATAAAgatattgaataaaaaattttcagggCCTACATCAGTTCGTTATCTATCGTCtttagaaaaattcaaaagatg GTATCGTGATCTATGGTATCCAAAAGGGCCGGCTCCTCCTTTCAAACATGTGTGTCAACTTGGTG ATCCAACCCTAAGACTGAAGTCCTCAGAAGTGGCGCTGGATGAACTTAGCTCTGAGCgcattaaaaatattcttctaGTCCTCAGAGGAGTGATGAAACACTATAAAGCAATAGGGATATCTGCACCTCAAATTGGAATTCCATTGAGAATTATAATGATTGAGATCCCTGATTctttggttgaaaaatttgGCCCAGAAACTTGCAAAACACGTGAAATAGTTCCAACTCCTTTTAAA GTATTTATTAACCCAGTGATGCAAGTTAAGGATTTTAAGAAAACTTTGTTTCCTGAAGCTTGTGAGAGCCTCAAAGGAATAAGTGCAATAGTGCCTAGATATAGAGCAGTTCATGTGAAG GGATATGAATATGATGGATCTCCAACAGAATGGGATGCCACAGGATGGGCTGCAAGAATTGTGCAACATGAAATGGATCATTTGGATGGTCAGATATACACAGACATAATGGAAAGTAAATCTTTGCAAGTTgatctttggaaaaaaattaatgccCACCAAGGAAAGATCCTtataaaatataacaaatga
- the LOC124208653 gene encoding transmembrane 9 superfamily member 1-like — protein sequence MTTWTLFILFFLFPFLEWGGYSVGAEKYDDNDEVKLYVNKVGPYNNPHETYHYYSLPVCIPEKIEHRSMSLGEVLDGDRMAKSLYKLKFKTDVEKKKLCTLNLKKKELEKLSEAIEDQYYFEFVVDDLPLRNFVGHLEEGRLFPHTHKISVWTQYEFIFEYNDKQIISANVSVSDGVELPETIETDFEVTQTYSVKWIPTSVKFEDRLDRFKARKFFPVTLEIHWLSVMNSMVLAFLLISFVAVILMRIVKKDFARYSEDSAGGDVDEYGWKIIHSDVFRFPQRKMLFCAVLGVGSQLLCMAAIIIVLALAGQFNVHRHGAVNAASCFLYALTSIVSGFVACRFFKQMGEGFRWVQCVHLTSCLFAVPVFVLWGIQNTVAWMYHSTQALPFTTVLLMMMVWLFIGYPLTVLGGIFGKNVAADFDAPCRAKNIPREIPATPWYRSWMIHYVVGGFLPFSAISVELYYVFATLWSREPYTLYGILGLTFIIVLCVTATVSIALTYFQLAIEDHEWWWRSIFSAGSTSVFIFLYAAFYYFRRSNMSGFFQTTEFFSSIFITCYAFFLALGTVAFFASLKFVRYIYGSIKMD from the exons ATGACTACGTGGACGTtattcattctcttttttctgtttccatTTCTTGAATGGGGTGGATATTCAGTTGGTGCTGAAAAATACGACGACAATGATGAG GTCAAACTGTACGTCAACAAAGTTGGTCCATACAACAACCCTCATGAAACCTATCACTATTATAGTCTGCCAGTCTGCATTCCGGAAAAG ATTGAGCATCGTAGCATGTCTTTGGGAGAGGTACTCGATGGAGACAGAATGGCCAAATCATtgtacaaattgaaattcaagactgatgtcgaaaagaaaaaactttgtaCATTGAatctgaagaagaaagagttgGAGAAGCTGTCTGAAGCTATCGAAGATCAGTATTACTTTGAATTTGTTGTGGATGATTTACCTTTGAGAAACTTCGTTGGACACCTGGAAGAGGGACGCCTCTTCCCCCACACCCACAAAATCTCTGTCTGGACCCAATACGAATTCATCTTTGAGTACAACGATAAACAAATCATTAGCGCCAATGTGTCCGTGAGCGATGGCGTCGAATTACCCGAAACCATCGAAACCGACTTCGAAGTAACTCAAACCTATAGCGTCAAATGGATTCCCACCAGTGTGAAATTCGAAGATAGGCTGGATCGTTTCAAAGCCCGCAAGTTTTTCCCAGTAACGCTGGAAATTCATTGGCTTTCCGTCATGAATTCGATGGTTTTGGCTTTCCTACTCATCAGCTTTGTCGCCGTCATCTTAATGCGCATcgtcaaaaaagatttcgCTCGTTACAGTGAAGATTCAGCAG GAGGTGATGTGGACGAGTACGGCTGGAAAATCATCCACTCTGACGTGTTCCGCTTCCCGCAGAGGAAAATGCTGTTTTGCGCCGTGTTGGGTGTCGGGTCCCAGCTGTTGTGCATGGCGGCAATTATCATCGTTCTGGCTTTAGCCGGACAATTTAACGTTCATCGCCATGGAGCCGTTAATGCGGCTTCTTGCTTTCTCTACGCTCTGACATCCATCGTCAGCGGTTTTGTGGCTTGccgatttttcaaacaaatggGCGAAGGATTTCGGTGGGTTCAGTGCGTTCACCTGACGTCGTGCCTTTTCGCCGTCCCAGTGTTTGTCCTTTGGGGAATTCAAAACACGGTGGCTTGGATGTATCACTCTACTCAAGCTCTACCTTTTACCACTGTCCTTCTCATGATGATGGTTTGGCTCTTTATTG GTTACCCATTGACTGTCTTGGGAGGAATTTTTGGCAAGAATGTGGCAGCCGATTTTGACGCACCCTGTCGGGCCAAGAACATTCCCAGAGAGATTCCGGCGACTCCTTGGTACCGATCCTGGATGATCCACTATGTGGTCGGTGGATTCCTTCCTTTTAGTGCCATCTCGGTTGAACTGTACTACGTCTTCGCTACTCTGTGGAGCCGTGAACCCTACACTCTCTACGGGATCCTCGGTTTGACCTTCATCATCGTCCTTTGCGTCACAGCCACCGTGTCCATCGCGTTAACTTATTTCCAACTGGCCATCGAAGATCACGAGTGGTGGTGGCGATCCATCTTCTCGGCAGGATCCACTAGCGTTTTCATCTTTCTCTATGcagctttttattatttccgtCGCTCCAACATGTCGGGTTTCTTTCAGACCACCGAATTCTTTTCGTCCATTTTCATCACTTGTTACGCCTTTTTCCTGGCCCTGGGCACGGTGGCGTTCTTCGCGTCGCTCAAGTTCGTGCGATACATTTACGGCAGTATTAAAATGGACTGA
- the LOC124208949 gene encoding hydroxymethylglutaryl-CoA lyase, mitochondrial-like, translating to MFRKVLCNKPFIRCFTNTSQNGNFVRIVEVGPRDGLQNEKQVVPTAAKIEFINKLSDAGLKSIEATSFVSPKWVPQMADHSEVLMGITKYTDVSYPVLTPNILGLNAAIKAGAKEVAVFGAASESFSKKNINCTVKESIHRFEEVVKEAKKHGIRIRGYVSCVVGCPYEGAIAPSAVAQVAEALFNVGCYEVSLGDTIGVGTPGSISKMLTEVSKHIPVQFLALHCHDTYGQALANILRGLDMGITVVDSSVGGLGGCPYAKGASGNVASEEVVYMLHGLGMDTGIDLNKLIEAGQYMSTTLGRPTGSKVSRALLSKKC from the exons ATGTTTCGAAAAGTGCTCTGTAACAAACCTTTTATTCGATGTTTTACC aacactagccaaaatggaaattttgtgaGGATCGTTGAAGTTGGACCAAGAGATGGTTTACAAAACGAGAAACAAGTTGTTCCGACTGCCGCGAAGATTGAATTCATCAACAAACTGTCAGATGCCGGACTTAAATCAATTGAAGCCACAAG CTTTGTGTCACCCAAATGGGTTCCACAAATGGCAGACCATTCAGAAGTATTAATGGGCATCACTAAATATACTGATGTCAGTTATCCTGTTCTCACTCCAAATATCTTGGGTCTAAATGCTGCA ATTAAAGCAGGAGCTAAGGAAGTGGCAGTCTTTGGTGCAGCATCAGAATCTTTtagtaagaaaaatataaactgtACTGTGAAAGAAAGTATCCATCGGTTTGAAGAAGTTGTTAAGGAAGCCAAAAAACATGGAATACGTATCCGTGGATACGTTTCGTGTGTCGTCGGGTGTCCATATGAAGGCGCAATTGCACCCTCGGCTGTAGCGCAA GTTGCTGAAGCTTTGTTCAACGTAGGCTGTTACGAAGTATCTTTAGGTGATACCATTGGAGTTGGAACTCCTGGATCTATCAGCAAAATGTTAACGGAAGTGTCAAAGCATATCCCAGTTCAATTTCTTGCTCTTCATTGCCATGACACATACGGGCAAGCCTTGGCGAATATCTTACGAGGACTTGAT ATGGGGATAACTGTCGTTGATTCGTCCGTCGGCGGATTAGGTGGATGTCCATATGCGAAAGGAGCATCGGGTAATGTGGCGTCGGAAGAAGTCGTTTACATGTTACACGGGCTCGGTATGGATACAGGAATTGACTTGAACAAGCTAATTGAAGCAGGGCAATACATGTCTACTACGCTAGGACGGCCGACTGGATCGAAAGTAAGTCGCGCCTTGTTGTCTAAAAAATGTTGA
- the LOC124208819 gene encoding 5'-deoxynucleotidase HDDC2-like yields MTAVNSKVLEFCQFMGRLKHLPRTGWVIRDIPNCETVAGHMYRMAMLTFLLETKDVDIQRCLKMCLVHDMAESIVGDLTPHCGVSVEDKHRREEEAMETLIKLVPELSGEDMKSLFMEYENQETQEAILVKDLDRFDMICQAYEYEEFHKTPLALQEFFVATEGRFKHPEVKRWVDELNQKRALLTAPVANGEADKPLNS; encoded by the exons atgaCAGCAGTTAATTCTAAAGTTCTTGAGTTTTGCCAGTTCATGGGAAGATTGAAG CATCTTCCGAGAACTGGCTGGGTGATAAGGGACATCCCTAATTGTGAAACTGTGGCTGGTCACAT GTACCGAATGGCCAtgttgacttttcttttggaaacCAAAGATGTTGATATTCAAAG GTGCCTTAAAATGTGTCTTGTCCATGATATGGCAGAAAGCATTGTTGGTGATTTGACTCCTCACTGTGGTGTGTCAGTTGAAGACAAACATCGTCGAGAGGAAGAAGCCATGGAGACTCTAATCAAATTGGTGCCTGAATTGTCTGGTGAAGATATGAAAAG TCTGTTCATGGAGTATGAAAACCAAGAAACTCAAGAAGCAATTTTGGTCAAAGATCTCGACCGCTTCGACATGATTTGCCAAGCTTACGAATACGAGGAGTTTCATAAGACGCCTCTGGCTCTGCAAGAATTCTTCGTTGCAACCGAGGGTCGTTTCAAGCATCCGGAAGTGAAGCGCTGGGTGGATGAATTAAATCAGAAGCGAGCCCTGCTGACAGCTCCCGTGGCGAATGGCGAAGCGGACAAGCCACTCAACTCTTAA
- the LOC124208944 gene encoding centrosomal protein of 135 kDa-like, which translates to MGTQNNPPSNLRSKSSFSQYVSLRQQLDDLGYNNYLSNESVPLVDKLLRDLLQYKELCMGSQKHHQTARKKSEISLPSGSVATECSFDNDERRSHQRILREEQATIAQIEALKLENTKLHEQIVEFKFVLDQNATIIQRLKKDNDSKSVLILQLQNGKGKNEAQYNISKPNIEKDGDLPGANLSKIQALYKRILSASDNPAIIDWVKAAETKISNLERELDNTGKALDVSQKTCEQFQKKVLEYENQLIRLEKVDRNKGAQTFAQMKSRMEQKERENRELQAQLSEAVRKQHEAMSRAIMLAGERPCNREAAAKNAGAEKKIIGLESERNVMKQMLTTTQRERDELMKEVHRLHSQESALMNEIRALVSNESSSQGPKVSKNVRFQTDNKSARSADSGVESATGSGQEEGGGRNRENWLKRLTEQRQLYYDNVHQLLNYMKNRQSLPSDSGSQHTISASSVQSLGSGSRPDGSQSNSQGFIPNQSTVFQQNPPNITSYNLSQQPHRNMNQSPYHQPPLLNFQPPSQQQLPTDQSTYNWPAGQPYAPQANTGFDQSNQQQVPAGRPSSQQSSSTFSQQNRQVHDQSHPNSGEMPRQQQQPSYQWYAQSQGISGQTNVPHQKLPVCVCGGIPPELMSQSQNQRGFPQTYQPGVGQSTYPQPYLDPNVGHPNYQQTYQSQPNAQGFAQQPNFSPAQHAQMLATQTSGFDNSDQPNYRISRPTTTNVHDQKTQTESGGSASVYVPTAEELSKLPSQLQTWAQSMMQEKKSLKEKNSELRLELDEISENSQKSDGLVNEVADKLKKAEDLIGKLQSELDASNGKLRATEQGLTMERNNLQQLRLDIDEADGNASSLTKKFVEKSTQLDAAKLYCAQLEQNVGALQDQINSLKSQLEAVLSQNEIPNPAVQKLLNEIEGRNARVLQLEKLLSEKQDIINQREKELDKVNNRLKEFENDLSNEKAKAHQLQQDIENSQGKLKATEREVSMEKNRLQQLQMDITNADMNAAALAKKMMEKSTQLDDARQRCNELEQKVLRSEEQVGNLQGQLRGLQVQRAQGDTEQRQLLDELDACKARINQLERQSSTKQDTITMLQNHISTYENKIHMLEKETGDKNSQVELNRRQNERLANEIDQAKIDNSSLRQENERLVASLAQSRGELDRERKGADDLRREIQSYISHVRQVESILARKDEEKDALLKQFQALANETSSFDTERENMERSIRSQQQEVTTLQAELLTVRRRLGELEALYSQQKTAGVQSEMQADDLLRRLGILERDLRDERGDKVRLEQQLASAHDLQTKLEKQLEKLRSEAAQADSTSHQMEAETTRLHEDFRVLEQRLSKEKENVRNLESIVSILRQERSQQENQMRNMSQDLTRLHHREIILQEELANVKAELCGTEGKVADLTRENQRLKQEVLQEKFEREKNRQEYKRMGNLSHTPPLLTSYNVSPAPGAFHVPSGALHNLSTATIGTHTLAPSAGGSSTGTPRRRQTVASRFANNATQT; encoded by the exons ATGGGGACCCAGAACAATCCGCCCAGCAATTTACGATCAAAATCTAGTTTTTCACAATACGTCAGTCTTCGCCAGCAATTGGACGACTTGGGATACAACAACTACTTGTCAAATGAGTCAGTACCATTAGTGGACAAGCTGCTTAGAGATCTCCTTCAGTATAAAGAGTTGTGTATGGGAAGTCAGAAGCATCATCAAACTGCAAGAAAA AAAAGTGAAATATCCTTGCCAAGTGGTTCAGTTGCAACAGAATGTAGCTTTGATAATGATGAGAGGAGATCTCATCAAAGGATTCTACGTGAGGAACAAGCAACAATTGCTCAAATAGAAG CTCTGAAACTTGAAAACACAAAGCTTCATGAACAAAtagttgaatttaaatttgttcttgaTCAAAATGCCACCATTATTCAGagattgaaaaaagataatgatTCCAAAAGCGTATTAATTTTGCAGCTTCAGAATGGAAAGGGCAAAA ATGAAGCACAGTACAACATATCAAAGCCCAACATAGAAAAAGATGGTGATCTTCCAGGGGCCAACCTGTCAAAGATTCAGGCCCTCTACAAGAGGATATTATCTGCATCTGATAATCCTGCTATTATTGATTGGGTAAAAGCTGCCGAAACGAAAATCAGTAACTTGGAACGTGAATTAGATAACACTGGTAAAGCACTTGATGTTAGCCAGAAAACTTGTGAACAGTTTCAAAAGAAG GTACTGGAATATGAAAACCAACTAATTCGGCTCGAAAAAGTAGATAGAAACAAAGGAGCTCAAACTTTTGCGCAAATGAAATCTCGGATGGAACAAAAAGAGCGAGAAAATAGAGAATTACAGGCTCAACTATCAG AGGCAGTCCGGAAGCAACATGAGGCAATGAGTAGAGCTATTATGTTAGCTGGCGAAAGACCATGCAATCGTGAAGCAGCTGCTAAAAACGCGGGtgcagagaaaaaaatcattggtCTTGAATCAGAACGCAACGTCATGAAGCAAATGCTGACTACCACTCAGAGGGAAAGGGATGAATTGATGAAAGAAGTTCATCGTTTACATTCTCAAG AATCAGCGTTGATGAACGAGATTCGTGCTCTAGTAAGCAATGAATCATCCTCACAGGGACCAAAAGTCAGCAAGAACGTACGTTTTCAAACTGATAACAAAAGTGCAAGATCAGCCGACTCTGGTGTTGAATCTGCAACTGGCTCTGGGCAAGAAGAAGGTGGAGGACGCAACCGTGAAAATTGGCTGAAGCGACTTACAGAGCAGCGTCAGCTATACTACGATAACGTTCATCAATTACTGAACTACATGAAAAATCGCCAGAGCCTACCCTCCGACTCAGGTTCTCAACATACAATCTCCGCAAGTAGTGTTCAATCTTTGGGCTCAGGTTCTCGACCCGATGGTTCTCAGTCAAACTCTCAGGGATTTATTCCTAATCAATCGACAGTTTTCCAGCAAAATCCACCCAATATCACTTCATACAATTTATCTCAACAACCACATCGCAACATGAACCAATCTCCTTATCACCAGCCTCCACTTCTTAATTTTCAACCACCTAGTCAGCAGCAGTTACCGACTGACCAGTCAACGTATAATTGGCCTGCCGGCCAACCGTATGCACCACAGGCTAATACCGGATTCGACCAATCAAATCAGCAACAAGTGCCAGCTGGTCGGCCGAGTTCTCAACAATCCAGCAGCACATTCTCCCAGCAAAATCGTCAAGTGCACGATCAAAGTCATCCGAATTCTGGTGAAATGCCacggcagcaacaacaacccagtTACCAGTGGTATGCTCAATCACAGGGAATTTCTGGACAAACAAATGTACCACACCAGAAACTTCCTGTTTGTGTTTGTGGTGGTATTCCCCCAGAGTTAATGTCGCAGTCGCAGAATCAGCGTGGTTTCCCTCAAACATATCAACCCGGCGTGGGTCAATCTACTTATCCGCAACCATATCTTGATCCTAATGTGGGTCATCCCAACTATCAACAAACATATCAATCACAACCCAATGCTCAGGGATTTGCTCAGCAACCAAATTTTTCTCCCGCTCAACATGCTCAAATGTTGGCTACCCAGACCAGCGGTTTCGATAACTCTGATCAGCCTAACTATCGCATCAGTAGGCCTACAACTACAAACGTTCACGATCAGAAAACTCAAACAGAATCCGGAGGATCCGCCTCAGTTTATGTACCTACTGCCGAAGAACTAAGTAAACTGCCCAGCCAGTTACAAACATGGGCTCAATCCATGATGCAGGAAAAGAAgtcattgaaagaaaagaattccgAACTAAGACTTGAGTTGGATGAGATATCGGAAAATTCGCAGAAATCGGACGGACTAGTGAATGAAGTTGCcgacaaactaaaaaaagctGAAGATTTGATCGGGAAACTTCAATCCGAGCTAGATGCTTCGAATGGTAAATTGCGTGCTACAGAACAAGGTCTTACAATGGAGCGCAATAACTTACAGCAGCTTCGCCTGGACATTGATGAAGCTGACGGAAATGCCTCGTCTTTGACGAAGAAATTTGTTGAGAAATCAACTCAGTTGGATGCGGCGAAACTGTATTGTGCTCAGTTGGAGCAAAACGTAGGGGCGCTTCAGGATCAAATCAATAGTCTTAAAAGCCAATTAGAGGCAGTACTG AGCCAGAACGAGATCCCCAATCCAGCAGTACAAAAGTTACTGAATGAAATCGAAGGTCGCAATGCCCGCGTTCTCCAGTTGGAGAAACTGCTATCCGAAAAACAAGACATCATAAATCaacgagaaaaagagttggatAAAGTCAACAATAGACTTAAAGAATTCGAAAACGACTTGAGCAACGAAAAGGCCAAAGCGCATCAACTTCAGCAAGACATTGAAAATTCTCAGGGAAAACTGAAGGCAACTGAGCGCGAAGTATCGATGGAGAAAAATAGACTTCAGCAGCTCCAAATGGACATTACAAATGCCGACATGAATGCCGCGGCTCTAGCGAAGAAAATGATGGAGAAATCGACACAGCTGGACGATGCAAGACAGCGTTGCAATGAATTGGAACAGAAAGTTCTCAGATCAGAAGAACAAGTGGGCAACCTCCAGGGTCAATTACGCGGCTTACAG GTGCAACGTGCTCAAGGTGATACTGAACAACGGCAGCTTTTGGACGAACTGGATGCATGTAAGGCACGTATCAACCAATTGGAGAGGCAGTCTTCCACAAAGCAGGACACGATAACCATGCTCCAGAATCACATTTCCACTTATGAAAACAAGATTCACATGCTTGAAAAGGAAACTGGCGATAAAAACAGCCAAGTGGAATTGAACCGTCGTCAGAATGAACGTCTCGCTAATGAAATTGATCAAGCTAAGATTGATAATTCATCACTGCGACAGGAAAATGa GCGGCTGGTGGCTTCCCTTGCACAAAGTCGTGGTGAACTGGATCGCGAACGTAAGGGAGCAGATGATCTGCGTCGAGAGATCCAGTCCTATATCAGCCACGTCCGACAAGTGGAGTCTATTTTGGCACGAAAG GACGAAGAAAAGGATGCCCTCTTGAAGCAGTTCCAAGCTCTGGCAAACGAGACGAGCAGTTTCGATACAGAACGAGAGAATATGGAGCGATCCATTCGAAGTCAGCAACAAGAAGTGACTACCTTGCAAGCAGAATTGTTGACTGTAAGGCGGCGACTTGGAGAGCTCGAAGCGCTCTATTCACAGCAGAAAACCGCTGGAGTTCAATCAGAAATGCAAGCAGATGATTTACTACGAAGATTGGGAATTTTGGAAAGAGATTTGCGAGATGAACGCggagataag GTTCGACTGGAACAGCAACTTGCTTCTGCCCATGACCTCCAGACTAAACTTGAGAAGCAGCTAGAGAAACTTCGATCGGAAGCTGCGCAAGCAGATTCAACATCTCATCAG atGGAAGCGGAAACTACGCGGTTACACGAGGATTTCCGCGTTCTGGAGCAACGACTAtcgaaagagaaggaaaatgtCCGCAATTTAGAATCGATTGTCTCCATTTTGCGGCAAGAAAGATCCCAACAAGAAAACCAGATGCGCAATATGTCACAAGATTTAACCCGCTTACATCACAGAGAAATTATTTTGCAGGAAGAATT AGCCAATGTGAAAGCAGAGCTGTGTGGAACAGAAGGCAAAGTTGCCGATTTAACTCGTGAAAACCAACGATTGAAACAAGAGGTCctccaagaaaaatttgaacgcGAAAAAAATCGCCAGGAATATAAACGCATGGGCAACCTGAGTCATACACCACCCTTATTAACCTCCTACAATGTTTCACCTGCTCCTGGAGCTTTTCACGTACCTTCTGGAGCATTGCACAACCTTTCAACTGCAACCATAGGCACCCATACTTTAGCTCCCAGTGCTGGCGGGTCGTCGACCGGTACGCCCAGAAGAAGACAAACAGTTGCATCTCGTTTTGCCAATAATGCGACACaaacgtga